GGGCAGCCCAGGCCGAAGCCCGACCCACTACCTATGCCACCGAAACACTGGCCAGGGTGCATGTACAGCAGGGGAATGTGGAGACCGCAATTGAAATTTATGAGAAACTGAAATTGCTATATCCTGAGAAAAGTGCGTACTTTGAAGCCGAAATTTCAAAACTGAAATGATCTATCTATTCGTTATCATCCTGCTACTCGTGTGTGTAGCAATCCTGGGGCTCATCCTTATTCAAAACAGCAAGGGCGGTGGCCTGGCCAGTAATATGGCCGGATCTCAGATTGCCAGCCAAATGATGGGAACACGCCGCGCCGGCGATACCGTGGTTAAGCTTACCTGGTACCTGATGGGCGCGCTGGTGATCATCACCTTTCTCATAAACCTGAGCATGGCCCCAGCCGGCCCAGCGGTGAATGAAAGGGAACAAGCCCAGCCTGCTGCCGCACCGGCAGCTGCGCCTGCCGCACCGGCTACGCCCGCTGCACCTGCGCCAGCTAGCCCCGGCCAGCCACAGCAGTAGTCGCTCCCGGAATTTCTGCGGGCGTCTCTCTGCATCATAGCGTGCTATAGCTCCCCTGTGCAGGCATGCATAGCGCTCCCGCCCGTATCTATCCCCCCGTACGTTCGTTTTACCTACTATGGCTACCCGCTCTCTCCTGTCTATTGACTATCAGCGTGGCGACCTTTCAAACGAAGAGCTAATTCAGCTCTATCGCGCCATTCTGCTCCCCCGGATGATTGAAGAGAAGATGCTGATCCTGCTACGGCAAAACAAGATCAGCAAATGGTTTTCGGGCATCGGGCAGGAGGCCGTGTCTGTGGGGCTAACCCAGGCGCTGAATGCGGCAGACTTCATCTACCCCCTGCACCGAAACTTGGGCGTATTCACCAGCCGAAATGTACCCCTGCAGCAGCTATTTGAGCAGTGGCAGGGAAAACCCGGCGGGTTTACCAAGGGGCGAGACCGCTCCTTCCACTTTGGCACCGAGCAGCACCGCATCATTGGCATGATCTCTCACCTGGGTGCCATGCTGGGCGTGGCCGACGGCACCAGCCTGGCCAGCAACCTACAGGGCCAGGACTTCATCTCCGTTGCTTTTTCCGGAGACGGGGGTGCCAGCGAGGGCGACTTTCACGAGGCACTGAATACCGCTGCCGTGTGGCAGCTGCCCGTACTGTTTGTGGTAGAAAACAATGGCTATGGGCTAAGCACGCCCAGCCACGAGCAGTTTAGGTGCAAACAGTTTATAGACAAGGGCATAGGCTATGGTATGGAGGCCGTGCAGGTAGATGGCAATAACCTGCTGGAGGTATACCGCACCGCGCGCAGGCTTGTGGCCCGCATGCGTGTGGAACGAAAGCCCATCTTGCTGGAGGCCATGACCTTCCGCATGCGTGGGCACGAAGAGGCCAGCGGTACCAAATACGTACCCCAGGCACTCATGGACGAGTGGGCGCAGAAGGACCCAGTGCAGAACTACGAGGGCTACCTGCTGGAAACCGGGGTACTGAGCGAGCAGGATGTAGCCGACATCCGCAAGGAAACCCGGGACCAGATCAACCTGAACTGGAAGCAAGCCATGGCCGCCCCAGACGTGGCACCGAACCTGGCAGCCGAGCTGGGGGACGTGTATCCTGCCCTAGATGTGCCCGAGGTACAGCCCACCGGGCCCGAACCCGAGCGCCGCTTTGTAGATGCCATAAGCGAAGGCCTGCGCCAGAGCATGGAGCGCCACCCCGAGCTGGTGCTGATGGGACAGGATATAGCTGACTATGGAGGTGTATTCAAGATTACGGACGGCTTTACAGAAGCATTCGGAAAAGAACGGGTACGTAATACCCCCCTCTGCGAAAGCGCCATAGTGGGGGCAGCCTTTGGCCTCAGCCTGGCCGGGCACCGGGCCATGGTAGAGATGCAGTTTGCCGACTTTGTAAGCTGTGGGTTCAACCAGATCGTGAACAACCTGGCCAAAAACCACTACCGCTGGGGGCACGCCCCCCGTTTAGTGGTGCGCATGCCCACCGGTGCCGGGGTGGCAGCCGGGCCATTCCACAGCCAGAGCAACGAAGCCTGGTTTTTCCACACCCCCGGTTTGGTGATCTGCTACCCCAGCAACCCCTACGATGCGAAGGGCCTGCTGAACAGCGCCCTGGCCTACGGGGGGCCCGCCCTGTACTTTGAGCACAAAAAGCTGTACCGGAGCCTGAGTGGCCCGGTGCCCACAGCCTACTACACCCTGCCGCTGGGCCAGGCCCGCGTGGTGCGCAGTGGGCAGGATGCGACCATTGTAACCTACGGCATGGGCGTACACTGGGCACAGGCAGCCGTAGAAGCCCTGAAAGCCGATGTGGAGATCATTGACCTACGCACACTGGTACCCTGGGATCGAGAAACCGTATACGCCTCCATCCGCAAAACTGGCAAGGTGCTGATGCTGCATGAAGACACCCTAACCGGCGGCATAGGAGCCGAATGGGCGGCCTGCGTGGCCGAAGACCTGTTTGAGCAGCTAGACGGCCCCATTATGCGGGTGGGGAGCCTGGATAGCCCCGTGCCCTTCCACGCCGCCCTGGAGGAGCAGTTCCTGCCCGAGGCACGCCTGCGCGAAAAACTGGAGAGCCTGCTGGGCTATTAGGGATCCGGCACAATGCAGGTGGATAGCAGGCCGCCCTGGCCCCGGTGGTTGCCAAAACTGCCCTGACGCACAAGAATAAGGCGTTAAAAATCGTTAACCGGAGCAAAACTACCGTCGGGTAATGCTGCCAGCCCCGCAGGCTTTGTGTACCTTTGCAGAGCGAACAGAAAACAACCGGCTTAAATAGCGCTGATGGCACGCAAATATTTTATCTATAACTCGGATACGTATCGGTATGAAGCCCATATCCTTACGAAACAGCAAAAGCTAAATAAACTGGGCTGGACAATGGGCGGAGCAGCTGTACTCACTGCGCTATTCCTTGCCCTTAACTACTGGGTGCTGGGAGACATAAGCAAAGGCGCGGCAGACAACCTGAATAAGCAGCTGGCAGACCAAATGATGGACCTGCGCCTGCAGCTGCAAAAGATGGATCTATCTATCGAAAAGATACACAAGAACGATCAGTCGTACTTCCGCAGCATCCTGAACCTGCCTAAGATAACTACAAGTGAGTGGGAAGCCGGTTTTGGTGGCTCCGAACAATCCATCTATGAGGGGAAGCCCAACTATCTGCGCCAGACCCTAATACTGGAGCAAAAGCTGAACCACAAATTCAGCTTGCAGAAACAAAGCTTCCGGGAGCTGGCTACCGCTAGTGCAGCCAACCAGGATCAGCTAAGCAAAGTGCCCACCCTGCGCCCCCTGAAGGGCCGTATTTTAAGTGGATTTGGCTATCGCAGAGACCCCATCTCCGGCGGTGTGCATTTTCACCCAGGCCTGGACCTGGATGCCCGGTACGGCGAACCCATACATGCCGTAGCCGAAGGCACTGTGATAGAAGCCGGTGGATCCGATGGCGGCTATGGCATCCAGGTAGAGATAGACCATGGCTACGGCTATGTAACCAAGTATGCCCACATGAGCAAGCTGGCTGTAAAGCCTGGCCAGAAAGTAAAGCGCAAGGACGTGATCGGCTATGTAGGCAACACGGGGTATTCCGTAGGCGCCCACCTGCACTATGAGGTGATCCGATACGGAAACAAAATCGACCCGCGCGACTACATCCTGGCAGACTAGCCGAGTGTAGCGCGGCAGAAGCTGAAGCCAAGTAGAAACTATCCGAAAAATAGAGCACCCACAGCGGGGTGCCTGGGGCATTCATCCAGTCAGCAATTTATTTATACATTTGCCAGCCCAAGCCGATACACGGGGGATCTATAAAGAGTATGGCAAAAAAAATCCTGTTCCTGGATCGAGATGGTACCATCATACGCGAGCCAGACGACTTTTGTGTAAACCGCCTGGATAAGATCAGCTTCCTGCCGGGGGTTATCGGGTCGCTGGCCCGCCTGTGTGCAGCCGGATATGAGCTGGTACTGGTAACCAATCAAGATGGGTTGGGGACTGAGGCCTTCCCTTACTCAGACTTTGAGGGGCCAAACCAGTTTATGTTGGATATTCTGGCTAGCGAGGGGGTTTCCTTTCTGGAAATTTGTGTAGATGGACACTATGCGCATGAACAGCATCCCAACCGGAAGCCCGGAACGGGCATGATTCTGCCCCTGCTGAAGAAGTATGAGGTAGACCTGGCCAGCAGCTGGGTGGTTGGCGACCGAAAAACGGATGCCAAGCTGGCCGAAAACCTGGGCTGCGCCAGCATTACCATCAAAGACCCCGCTAGCAAGGATGGAGATGTAGGCCTGGCCGACATGCCCCAGCACCCCACCTGGCAGGTGCGCAGCTGGGCCGAAATTGTGGCGCGCTTGTTACCCGCAGGGCACTAACCGGTTCCGAGCATTGTTTCAATAGATTCAAATAGGCGATGAAACCGCTTTTTTCCACAGAAACGTAACCTTCCGATTATACATACGTACATAGCCGTAGTTATAAGCCCAGCACCGGTGGAAAGCAGCGGAGAGCCTGAAACGCAAGCAAGCAAGGCTCATTACAACCTTCTTCCAGAAACTTCTTCTAATTACATACCCACTACCCGCATGAGACAATTAAAGATTAGCAAGCAGATTACCAACCGGGAATCTCAATCTTTAGACAAGTATCTCCAGGAGATTGGAAAAGTAGAGCTCTTGACCCCCGATGAGGAGGTAGAGCTTGCCCGCCGCATTAGAGAGGGAGACCAAACTGCCCTGGAAAAACTAACCAAGGCCAACCTGCGCTTTGTAGTGTCGGTGGCCAAGCAGTACCAAAATCAGGGTCTTTCTCTGGGCGATTTGATTAATGAAGGGAACCTGGGCCTGATTAAGGCCGCCAAGCGTTTTGATGAAACCCGGGGCTTCAA
Above is a genomic segment from Bacteroidota bacterium containing:
- the secG gene encoding preprotein translocase subunit SecG; this encodes MIYLFVIILLLVCVAILGLILIQNSKGGGLASNMAGSQIASQMMGTRRAGDTVVKLTWYLMGALVIITFLINLSMAPAGPAVNEREQAQPAAAPAAAPAAPATPAAPAPASPGQPQQ
- a CDS encoding dehydrogenase E1 component subunit alpha/beta, whose protein sequence is MATRSLLSIDYQRGDLSNEELIQLYRAILLPRMIEEKMLILLRQNKISKWFSGIGQEAVSVGLTQALNAADFIYPLHRNLGVFTSRNVPLQQLFEQWQGKPGGFTKGRDRSFHFGTEQHRIIGMISHLGAMLGVADGTSLASNLQGQDFISVAFSGDGGASEGDFHEALNTAAVWQLPVLFVVENNGYGLSTPSHEQFRCKQFIDKGIGYGMEAVQVDGNNLLEVYRTARRLVARMRVERKPILLEAMTFRMRGHEEASGTKYVPQALMDEWAQKDPVQNYEGYLLETGVLSEQDVADIRKETRDQINLNWKQAMAAPDVAPNLAAELGDVYPALDVPEVQPTGPEPERRFVDAISEGLRQSMERHPELVLMGQDIADYGGVFKITDGFTEAFGKERVRNTPLCESAIVGAAFGLSLAGHRAMVEMQFADFVSCGFNQIVNNLAKNHYRWGHAPRLVVRMPTGAGVAAGPFHSQSNEAWFFHTPGLVICYPSNPYDAKGLLNSALAYGGPALYFEHKKLYRSLSGPVPTAYYTLPLGQARVVRSGQDATIVTYGMGVHWAQAAVEALKADVEIIDLRTLVPWDRETVYASIRKTGKVLMLHEDTLTGGIGAEWAACVAEDLFEQLDGPIMRVGSLDSPVPFHAALEEQFLPEARLREKLESLLGY
- a CDS encoding M23 family metallopeptidase — translated: MARKYFIYNSDTYRYEAHILTKQQKLNKLGWTMGGAAVLTALFLALNYWVLGDISKGAADNLNKQLADQMMDLRLQLQKMDLSIEKIHKNDQSYFRSILNLPKITTSEWEAGFGGSEQSIYEGKPNYLRQTLILEQKLNHKFSLQKQSFRELATASAANQDQLSKVPTLRPLKGRILSGFGYRRDPISGGVHFHPGLDLDARYGEPIHAVAEGTVIEAGGSDGGYGIQVEIDHGYGYVTKYAHMSKLAVKPGQKVKRKDVIGYVGNTGYSVGAHLHYEVIRYGNKIDPRDYILAD
- the hisB gene encoding histidinol-phosphatase, whose translation is MAKKILFLDRDGTIIREPDDFCVNRLDKISFLPGVIGSLARLCAAGYELVLVTNQDGLGTEAFPYSDFEGPNQFMLDILASEGVSFLEICVDGHYAHEQHPNRKPGTGMILPLLKKYEVDLASSWVVGDRKTDAKLAENLGCASITIKDPASKDGDVGLADMPQHPTWQVRSWAEIVARLLPAGH